GAGCAGTATCTGCTTATATCTCAAAGCGCACGGCCGCCTTCCCCCCCACAAAAAGTATCCATTCATACGATTCAATAATCTTCTCACGCGCCTTTAGGGCGGACGGACTGCGCAGGCAAGTTTTGCCCATCTCGATATTGATCGGGTTTTCGCCGTCCCTGTCGTAGAGCAAGAAGCCCCCCCTCCCCCCATTCCCCACCCTTACGATCTTGACTTTCTCGATCGTCTCGTCCACCAGCTTTCTCGGTATAAGGACTTTCTTCTCGTCGTCCATTGTCGCGCCTGCGCTCAAAAAGAGGTCCACAGACTCCTCGTGGTCAAGCTTTACGCCGGTCCGCACGAGGACCCTTATCGAGGCCT
This region of Candidatus Zymogenus saltonus genomic DNA includes:
- a CDS encoding trimethylamine methyltransferase family protein, with product MSRSIFLTPQKSEKLHEASIRVLVRTGVKLDHEESVDLFLSAGATMDDEKKVLIPRKLVDETIEKVKIVRVGNGGRGGFLLYDRDGENPINIEMGKTCLRSPSALKAREKIIESYEWILFVGGKAAVRFEI